From a region of the Janthinobacterium sp. 61 genome:
- a CDS encoding STM4013/SEN3800 family hydrolase, with translation MPKEPPTIPDMHAIVGSHDIVFITLDTLRFDVAQALHEAGELPVLGRFLPPGGWERRHSPATFTYAAHQAFFAGFLPTPAAPGRHPRLFASAFAGSETTSPHTFAFEQADLPSALAARGYRTICIGGVGFFNKQTALGTVLPSLFQESHWNAGMGVASRHSTQKQVALAIARLADSDQRTFLFINVAALHTPNRAYLPGCRADCLESHAAALRYVDQALAPLFAACAARAPTFAIVCSDHGSAYGEDGYRGHRVAHDSVWNVPYAHFLIAPDTHPKESPP, from the coding sequence ATGCCTAAAGAACCACCGACCATCCCTGACATGCACGCCATCGTCGGCAGCCACGACATCGTCTTCATCACGCTCGACACCCTGCGCTTTGACGTGGCGCAAGCGCTGCATGAAGCAGGCGAACTGCCCGTGCTGGGGCGTTTTTTACCACCGGGAGGCTGGGAACGGCGCCACTCGCCTGCGACCTTCACGTATGCGGCGCACCAGGCCTTCTTCGCGGGTTTTTTGCCCACGCCGGCCGCACCGGGCCGCCATCCGCGCCTGTTCGCTTCCGCCTTCGCGGGCAGCGAAACCACCTCGCCGCACACGTTTGCGTTCGAGCAAGCGGACCTTCCCTCCGCGCTGGCCGCGCGCGGCTACCGCACCATCTGCATCGGCGGCGTGGGTTTCTTTAATAAACAGACGGCGCTGGGCACGGTGCTGCCGTCGCTGTTCCAGGAAAGCCACTGGAACGCCGGCATGGGCGTGGCCAGCCGCCATTCGACGCAAAAACAGGTGGCACTGGCCATAGCCCGCCTGGCGGACAGCGATCAGCGCACCTTCTTGTTCATCAACGTGGCGGCCCTGCACACGCCGAACCGCGCCTACCTGCCCGGCTGCCGCGCCGACTGCCTGGAAAGCCATGCGGCGGCCCTGCGCTATGTCGACCAGGCGCTCGCGCCACTGTTTGCCGCCTGCGCCGCGCGCGCGCCCACGTTTGCCATCGTCTGCTCGGATCACGGCAGCGCGTATGGCGAAGACGGTTACCGGGGCCACAGGGTGGCCCATGACAGCGTCTGGAACGTGCCGTACGCGCACTTCCTCATCGCCCCCGATACACATCCCAAGGAGTCCCCACCGTGA
- a CDS encoding STM4014 family protein produces the protein MHTHLTLLATAGSKRVRLMQAARAQLRLPPAQVLEWRDWLSQPALLNVALAHPGLLKIEPPGDDPAAHLLLLQAGCRLLDRPPVAAPAHGELLAMDAWFAGFTSAMATLAAQLAELPQARVVNAPADIRLMTDKLACQRHLAAHGVAIPTLLGPVHGYAHLQSLLHQHDLDRVYLKPRYGSSASGVVAYRRNKAGRQQATTSATLSQADGQTRLFNVKRMARYETQHDIAALVDALAAQELYAEAWLNKPRCGDSHYDLRVVTVAGQPAHRVARIGQHMVTNLHLDNRRGDASSLLNDADMRALEDTSSQAARAFPASHVTGYDLVVSNGQARVLEANAFGDLLPGLLWHDADTYTAQLSHFSQHA, from the coding sequence TTGCACACGCATCTCACCCTGCTGGCGACCGCTGGCAGCAAGCGCGTGCGCCTGATGCAGGCGGCGCGCGCGCAGCTGCGCCTGCCGCCCGCGCAGGTGCTGGAATGGCGCGACTGGCTAAGTCAGCCCGCCTTGCTCAATGTCGCGTTGGCGCATCCCGGCCTATTGAAAATCGAACCTCCCGGCGACGATCCCGCCGCCCATTTGCTGTTGCTGCAGGCAGGCTGCCGGCTGCTGGACCGTCCGCCGGTCGCCGCGCCCGCGCATGGCGAACTGCTGGCCATGGATGCCTGGTTTGCCGGTTTTACGTCTGCCATGGCGACCCTGGCCGCGCAGTTGGCCGAGCTGCCGCAGGCGCGCGTGGTCAATGCGCCGGCCGACATCCGCCTCATGACGGACAAGCTGGCCTGCCAGCGCCACCTGGCCGCGCATGGCGTCGCCATTCCCACCCTGCTCGGCCCCGTGCACGGCTACGCGCACCTGCAGTCGCTGCTGCACCAGCATGACCTGGACCGCGTGTATCTGAAGCCGCGCTACGGCTCGTCCGCGTCCGGCGTCGTCGCCTACCGCAGGAACAAGGCCGGGCGGCAGCAAGCCACCACCTCGGCCACCTTATCGCAGGCGGATGGCCAGACACGCTTGTTCAATGTCAAGCGCATGGCGCGCTACGAGACGCAACACGACATCGCGGCCCTGGTCGATGCGCTGGCCGCGCAGGAACTGTACGCGGAAGCGTGGCTGAACAAACCCCGCTGCGGCGACAGCCATTACGACCTGCGCGTGGTGACCGTAGCCGGCCAACCCGCGCACCGCGTGGCGCGCATCGGACAACACATGGTGACCAATCTGCACCTCGACAACCGGCGCGGCGACGCTTCCAGCCTGCTGAACGACGCCGACATGCGCGCACTGGAGGACACAAGCTCTCAAGCGGCGCGCGCCTTCCCCGCCAGCCATGTGACAGGCTACGACCTTGTCGTGAGCAACGGCCAGGCCCGCGTGCTCGAAGCCAATGCCTTTGGCGACCTGCTGCCCGGCCTGCTGTGGCATGACGCGGATACGTACACGGCGCAGCTCTCTCATTTCAGCCAACATGCCTAA
- a CDS encoding STM4015 family protein, which produces MTISDSTTTFHNKKVVQYDPDLPFDASPDIVYRLSLEYDDERKMDELIAGFLGKADKNALEALIIGMWGDPYESGADEVMAALIAHAAELPSLRALFIGDMTYEECEISWIVQGSYKPLLDAFPQLEELRIRGGNELVIEPFAHQHLRRFIIEAGGLDQKIAEALAQSSMPQLEHLELWLGTDDYGFSGDVDLYRKVLAQLTVPSLRYLGLRDAEIADDLAVWLAEEPLVAQLATLDLSLGTIGDLGAVAVLNHTQLGGLTRLDLSHHYISEENQAKLKALPFEVVLDDPQEADEDDGESYRYVAVGE; this is translated from the coding sequence ATGACGATTTCCGACAGCACCACCACCTTCCACAACAAGAAAGTCGTCCAGTACGACCCGGACCTGCCGTTCGACGCCTCGCCCGACATCGTCTACCGTTTGTCGCTCGAGTACGACGACGAGCGCAAGATGGACGAGCTGATCGCCGGCTTCCTCGGCAAGGCCGACAAGAATGCGCTCGAAGCGCTGATCATCGGCATGTGGGGCGACCCGTACGAATCGGGCGCCGACGAGGTGATGGCCGCGCTGATCGCCCACGCCGCCGAACTGCCCAGCTTGCGCGCCCTGTTCATCGGCGACATGACGTACGAGGAATGCGAAATCTCGTGGATCGTGCAAGGCAGCTACAAGCCCCTGCTGGATGCCTTTCCTCAGCTCGAAGAGTTGCGTATCCGCGGCGGCAATGAACTTGTCATCGAACCGTTCGCCCACCAGCACCTGCGTCGCTTCATCATCGAAGCGGGCGGACTCGATCAAAAGATCGCCGAAGCACTGGCGCAATCGAGCATGCCGCAGCTGGAGCACCTGGAACTGTGGCTGGGCACGGACGACTATGGCTTTTCGGGCGACGTCGACCTGTACCGCAAGGTGCTGGCACAGCTGACCGTGCCCTCCCTGCGTTACCTGGGCCTGCGCGACGCGGAAATCGCCGACGACCTGGCCGTCTGGCTGGCGGAAGAACCGCTGGTGGCGCAGCTCGCCACGCTTGACCTGTCGCTGGGCACCATCGGCGACCTGGGCGCCGTGGCCGTGCTCAATCACACGCAGCTGGGCGGCTTGACGCGCCTGGACCTGTCGCACCACTACATTTCCGAGGAAAACCAGGCGAAACTGAAGGCGCTGCCCTTCGAGGTGGTGCTGGACGATCCCCAGGAAGCGGACGAAGACGACGGTGAAAGCTACCGTTACGTGGCAGTGGGCGAGTAG
- a CDS encoding helix-turn-helix domain-containing protein, with translation MKTSVSTNSPPEVGATLQRLRLARGLTLEDLSRIAGVSKSMLSQIEREKANPTIAITWRLANALGVQIGELLSSAEKAVETIRITDAHETPTLPGDHAGYVLRILGPMELAGKYEWYEVTLAPGGELASQPHDPGTTEHLTVIHGNLELEVGAAKKKVKNGGTARYPADQPHIIRNLGKTEGKALLVVIHR, from the coding sequence ATGAAAACCAGTGTTTCGACCAATTCTCCCCCTGAAGTGGGTGCCACCCTGCAACGGCTGCGCCTGGCGCGCGGCCTGACACTCGAGGATTTGTCGCGCATCGCGGGCGTCTCGAAGTCCATGCTGTCGCAAATCGAGCGCGAAAAAGCCAATCCCACCATCGCCATCACCTGGCGCCTGGCCAACGCCCTGGGCGTGCAGATCGGCGAATTGCTGTCCAGCGCGGAAAAAGCCGTGGAAACCATCCGCATCACGGACGCCCACGAAACCCCCACCCTGCCCGGCGACCATGCGGGCTACGTGCTGCGCATCCTGGGGCCGATGGAACTGGCGGGCAAATATGAATGGTATGAAGTGACCCTGGCACCGGGTGGCGAACTGGCGTCGCAGCCGCATGATCCGGGCACCACCGAGCATTTGACGGTCATCCACGGCAACCTGGAACTGGAAGTGGGCGCGGCAAAGAAAAAGGTCAAGAATGGCGGTACGGCACGCTATCCGGCGGACCAGCCGCATATCATCCGCAACCTGGGCAAGACCGAAGGCAAGGCCTTATTAGTGGTCATCCATAGATAG
- the kbl gene encoding glycine C-acetyltransferase: MSEQAKNTFFSGLQQNLDQLRQQGLYKPERVIASRQGAEVVCDDGRTLINMCANNYLGLSGDLQTQEASIAATQKYGYGLSSVRFICGTQTVHKELEQAISAFLGTEDTILYAAAFDANGGVFEPLFDENDAIISDALNHASIIDGIRLCKAGRYRYAHNDMADLEVQLQAAIAAGKRHKVIVTDGVFSMDGTIAQLDKICDLADKYGALVMIDECHASGFMGATGRGTHEHHNVMGRIDIITGTLGKALGGAMGGFTSARKEVIDTLRQKSRPYLFSNTLAPSIAGASLSVLERLAKSTELRDRLHENTAFFRSEIERIGFTIKPGTHPVVPVMLFDAPVAQKFAARLYELGVLVTGFFYPVVPMGQARVRVQLSAAHTREQLVQVLAAFEQAGKELGLLTTTTTN, translated from the coding sequence ATGAGCGAGCAAGCGAAGAACACCTTTTTCAGCGGTCTGCAACAGAATCTCGATCAATTGCGCCAGCAGGGCTTGTACAAGCCCGAGCGCGTGATCGCCTCGCGCCAGGGCGCTGAAGTGGTGTGCGACGATGGCCGTACCCTGATCAATATGTGTGCGAATAACTATTTGGGCCTGTCCGGCGACCTGCAAACGCAGGAAGCGTCTATTGCCGCTACGCAAAAATACGGTTACGGCCTGTCGTCCGTGCGCTTCATTTGCGGCACGCAAACCGTGCACAAGGAACTGGAACAGGCGATTTCCGCTTTTCTGGGTACCGAGGACACGATTTTGTACGCGGCCGCATTCGATGCCAACGGCGGCGTGTTCGAGCCTCTGTTCGATGAAAACGACGCCATCATCTCGGACGCGCTGAACCACGCCTCCATCATCGACGGCATCCGCCTGTGCAAGGCTGGCCGCTACCGCTATGCGCACAACGACATGGCGGACCTGGAAGTGCAGCTGCAAGCAGCGATTGCCGCCGGCAAGCGCCATAAAGTCATCGTGACGGACGGCGTATTCTCGATGGATGGCACGATTGCGCAACTCGACAAGATCTGCGACCTGGCCGACAAATACGGCGCGCTGGTGATGATCGACGAATGCCACGCCTCCGGCTTCATGGGCGCGACGGGCCGCGGCACGCACGAACACCACAATGTGATGGGCCGCATCGACATCATCACGGGCACCCTGGGCAAGGCACTGGGCGGCGCCATGGGTGGCTTTACCTCGGCGCGCAAGGAAGTCATCGACACGCTGCGCCAGAAATCGCGCCCGTACCTGTTCTCGAATACCCTGGCGCCATCGATCGCAGGCGCCTCGCTGTCGGTGCTGGAGCGTCTGGCCAAGTCGACCGAGCTGCGCGACCGCCTGCATGAAAACACGGCTTTCTTCCGCAGCGAGATCGAGCGCATCGGCTTCACCATCAAGCCGGGCACGCATCCGGTGGTTCCCGTGATGCTGTTCGACGCCCCCGTGGCGCAGAAGTTCGCCGCCCGCCTGTATGAACTGGGCGTGCTGGTGACGGGTTTCTTCTACCCGGTCGTGCCGATGGGCCAGGCCCGTGTCCGCGTGCAACTGTCGGCTGCCCATACCCGTGAACAGCTGGTGCAAGTGCTGGCCGCCTTCGAGCAGGCCGGCAAGGAACTCGGTCTGCTGACCACTACCACTACCAATTAA